In one Cupriavidus taiwanensis genomic region, the following are encoded:
- a CDS encoding AAA family ATPase translates to MSNTANAQASSQPVRFEGSDQYVATDDLKLAVNAARTLQRPLLIKGEPGTGKTMLAEEVAAALGMPLLQWHIKSTTKAQQGLYEYDAVSRLRDSQLGDDRVHDIRNYIVKGVLWQAFEADEQVVLLIDEIDKADIEFPNDLLRELDRMEFYVYETRELVKAKHRPLVIITSNNEKELPDAFLRRCFFHYIKFPDADTMQQIVDVHYPGIKRELVAAALESFYEMRNLPGLKKKPSTSELIDWLKLLMAEDIPPEALKSPDKKAAIPPLHGALLKNEQDVHLFERLVFMNRANR, encoded by the coding sequence CCTCCTCCCAGCCGGTCCGCTTCGAAGGCAGCGACCAGTACGTTGCCACCGACGACCTCAAGCTCGCCGTCAATGCCGCGCGCACGCTGCAGCGCCCTCTGCTGATCAAGGGCGAGCCCGGCACCGGCAAGACCATGCTGGCCGAGGAAGTCGCCGCCGCGCTGGGCATGCCGCTGCTGCAATGGCATATCAAGTCGACCACCAAGGCACAGCAGGGCCTGTACGAGTACGACGCCGTGTCGCGCCTGCGCGATTCGCAACTGGGCGACGACCGCGTCCACGACATCCGCAACTACATCGTCAAGGGCGTGCTTTGGCAGGCCTTTGAAGCCGACGAGCAGGTGGTGCTGCTGATCGACGAGATCGACAAGGCCGACATCGAATTCCCCAACGACCTGCTGCGCGAACTCGACCGCATGGAGTTCTACGTGTACGAGACGCGCGAACTGGTCAAGGCGAAGCACCGTCCGCTGGTGATCATCACCTCGAACAACGAGAAGGAGTTGCCCGACGCCTTCCTGCGCCGCTGCTTCTTCCACTACATCAAGTTCCCGGACGCCGACACCATGCAGCAGATCGTCGACGTGCACTATCCCGGCATCAAGCGCGAGCTGGTTGCCGCCGCGCTGGAATCGTTCTACGAGATGCGCAACCTGCCGGGCCTGAAGAAAAAGCCTTCCACTTCCGAGCTGATCGACTGGCTCAAGCTGCTGATGGCCGAGGACATTCCGCCCGAGGCGCTGAAGAGCCCGGACAAGAAGGCTGCGATCCCGCCGCTGCACGGCGCGCTGCTGAAGAACGAGCAGGACGTACACCTGTTCGAGCGCCTGGTGTTCATGAACCGCGCCAACCGCTGA